A genomic region of Paenibacillus sp. PL2-23 contains the following coding sequences:
- a CDS encoding M23 family metallopeptidase: MTVFRDMSRMKKVWEQATRYFKRTRSQDLKEQQEAAEVIVSQPLWRRRSTQLIGGAAVLVTVAGIIGYQQYTDYVERNTFEFYHVYINGEAVGTVGAPEEVDRLIAAETAEMGQANPEIHMVLDTGEITYELDSGFKVVPETETTLSKLEGLFTTHALGVEVKIDGKLMGVVKDQATADSILQRVQAKFAPELAAASKSVKSVTTLSYTQDGKVEPSGEEQSTELTEPGRVVTEVDFVEEVQVTSVDVEPSAIAEGEDIYKRIIEGSTKPTKYIVQAGDCVGCIAQKFDISPQVIYENNPWIVDDKITVGDELDLTVLMPELTVRTVETLVELESIAPPVEVRKNDKVRVGEQKIIQEGVDGTQRLTYRIEKQNGYVMAEELVNKEVVLEPITEIVEKGTMVVLGEGTGKFMIPVKNYRITSTYGQRWGRLHSGIDFVGSSSILASDSGKVEYVGYRTGTGKTIVINHQNGYKTLYGHLKSYSVSEGDKVQKGDKIGVMGNTGNSTGTHLHFEIHKNGVAQNPMKYL, translated from the coding sequence ATGACCGTTTTCAGGGACATGAGTCGTATGAAGAAGGTATGGGAGCAGGCGACCCGGTACTTCAAGCGTACGCGCTCGCAAGATTTGAAAGAGCAGCAAGAGGCGGCAGAGGTGATTGTGTCTCAACCGCTGTGGCGCAGGAGGTCGACTCAGCTTATAGGCGGAGCGGCGGTCCTCGTAACGGTTGCCGGCATCATTGGCTACCAGCAATATACAGATTATGTAGAACGCAATACATTCGAATTCTATCATGTATATATAAACGGTGAAGCAGTAGGAACAGTAGGTGCGCCGGAAGAGGTCGACCGCTTGATCGCGGCGGAGACGGCGGAGATGGGGCAAGCCAATCCTGAGATCCATATGGTGCTGGATACGGGCGAGATTACATACGAGCTCGACAGCGGCTTCAAGGTGGTTCCCGAGACAGAGACGACATTATCGAAGCTTGAGGGCTTGTTCACGACTCACGCGCTTGGCGTGGAAGTGAAGATTGACGGCAAGCTGATGGGCGTCGTGAAGGATCAAGCTACGGCGGACAGCATCCTGCAGCGCGTGCAAGCGAAGTTTGCACCGGAGCTCGCAGCTGCAAGCAAGAGTGTAAAGTCCGTTACGACATTATCTTACACACAAGACGGCAAGGTTGAACCATCCGGCGAGGAACAATCGACGGAGCTGACGGAGCCGGGACGCGTCGTGACAGAGGTGGACTTCGTCGAGGAGGTCCAAGTAACGAGCGTCGATGTGGAGCCTTCGGCAATTGCTGAAGGCGAGGATATTTACAAGAGAATTATCGAAGGCAGCACGAAGCCAACCAAATATATCGTACAAGCCGGTGACTGTGTCGGCTGCATCGCGCAGAAATTCGATATCTCCCCACAAGTCATCTATGAGAACAATCCGTGGATTGTGGATGACAAGATTACAGTCGGGGACGAGCTGGACTTGACGGTGCTCATGCCAGAGCTTACCGTACGCACGGTCGAGACGCTGGTTGAGCTGGAGAGCATCGCGCCGCCCGTGGAGGTCCGCAAGAATGACAAGGTCCGCGTGGGCGAGCAGAAGATTATCCAGGAAGGCGTCGATGGCACACAGCGTCTGACGTATCGCATTGAGAAGCAGAACGGCTACGTGATGGCCGAGGAGCTTGTGAACAAGGAAGTTGTCTTAGAGCCGATTACCGAAATCGTCGAGAAGGGCACGATGGTCGTGCTGGGTGAAGGCACGGGCAAATTCATGATTCCGGTGAAGAACTACCGCATCACCAGCACATACGGCCAGCGTTGGGGCCGCCTCCATAGCGGCATTGATTTCGTCGGCAGCTCATCCATTCTGGCTTCCGATTCCGGCAAGGTCGAATACGTCGGCTATCGTACAGGAACGGGCAAGACGATTGTCATTAACCATCAGAATGGCTACAAGACGTTGTACGGCCACTTGAAATCGTATAGCGTAAGCGAAGGCGACAAGGTTCAGAAGGGCGACAAAATTGGCGTCATGGGCAACACGGGCAACTCGACCGGTACGCATCTGCATTTCGAAATTCACAAAAACGGCGTTGCGCAAAACCCGATGAAATATCTGTAA
- a CDS encoding adenylosuccinate synthase: MSTVVVVGTQWGDEGKGKITDFLAEGADVVARYQGGNNAGHTILIDNKKYKLTMIPSGIFNHNKTCVIGNGMVINPQALIDEINYIHDNGFSTDNLKISDRAHVIMPYHLVLDALEEDRKGDNKIGTTRKGIGPCYMDKAARNGIRISDLMDAEEFQARVRAIMVEKNNLIQQVYGGEPLDTEQVIRDYLGYAEVLRSYVTDTSVVLNDAIDEGRKVLFEGAQGVMLDIDQGTYPFVTSSNPSAGGVCIGSGVGPSKIQQVIGVAKAYTTRVGDGPFPTEQDNEVGQLIRDKGHEYGTVTGRPRRVGWFDTVVVRHARRVSGITGLSLNSLDVLTGLDTVKICTGYKYRGEIIHHYPASLKMLSECEAVYEEMPGWSEDISGAKKLEDLPQTTLDYVNRVSELTGIPIAIFSVGRNREQTNPVRPIYE, encoded by the coding sequence ATGTCTACGGTTGTTGTAGTCGGCACGCAGTGGGGAGACGAAGGAAAAGGCAAAATTACCGACTTTCTCGCAGAGGGAGCTGACGTTGTTGCCCGTTACCAAGGAGGCAACAATGCGGGACACACCATTCTCATCGATAATAAGAAATATAAGCTGACGATGATTCCATCGGGCATTTTTAACCATAACAAAACTTGCGTCATCGGCAACGGGATGGTCATTAACCCGCAAGCGCTGATCGACGAAATTAATTATATTCACGATAACGGCTTCTCCACGGACAACCTGAAAATCAGCGATCGCGCGCATGTTATTATGCCGTATCATCTGGTTCTGGACGCGCTTGAGGAGGACCGCAAGGGCGACAACAAGATCGGCACCACGCGCAAGGGCATCGGTCCATGCTACATGGACAAGGCAGCCCGCAACGGCATCCGTATCAGCGACCTGATGGACGCTGAGGAATTCCAGGCACGCGTTCGCGCCATCATGGTGGAGAAAAACAATCTGATCCAGCAAGTATACGGCGGCGAGCCGCTGGATACGGAGCAGGTCATTCGCGATTACCTGGGTTACGCAGAAGTGCTTCGTTCTTACGTAACAGACACATCCGTCGTGCTGAACGACGCGATTGACGAAGGCAGAAAGGTATTGTTTGAGGGCGCGCAAGGCGTCATGCTGGATATCGACCAAGGCACGTATCCGTTCGTAACGTCCTCCAATCCTTCCGCAGGCGGCGTATGTATCGGCTCCGGCGTAGGTCCATCCAAGATTCAGCAGGTTATCGGCGTAGCCAAAGCCTACACGACACGTGTCGGCGACGGTCCGTTCCCTACGGAGCAGGACAATGAGGTGGGCCAGCTGATCCGCGACAAGGGCCATGAGTACGGCACCGTTACAGGTCGTCCGCGCCGCGTGGGCTGGTTCGACACGGTTGTTGTGCGTCACGCGCGCCGTGTGAGCGGGATCACAGGCTTGTCCCTGAACTCGCTGGACGTATTGACGGGTCTGGACACGGTGAAGATCTGCACGGGCTACAAGTACCGCGGCGAGATTATTCATCACTACCCAGCCAGCCTGAAGATGCTGTCGGAGTGTGAGGCGGTATACGAGGAGATGCCAGGCTGGTCGGAGGATATCTCCGGAGCGAAGAAGCTGGAGGATCTGCCGCAGACTACGCTGGACTATGTCAATCGTGTATCGGAGCTGACGGGCATTCCAATCGCCATCTTCTCCGTTGGCCGCAATCGCGAGCAGACGAACCCGGTTCGTCCCATCTACGAATAA